The Salvia miltiorrhiza cultivar Shanhuang (shh) chromosome 2, IMPLAD_Smil_shh, whole genome shotgun sequence DNA window aaaaggaaagacaTAAATGTAATATTGGAATAATCAATCCAAACAATTATATTTAACTGAAAAAgtgtaaattaaataaaaaatcattataaacATATTAGATTAATGAATATGAGTTTAGGGCATTTAATTTGCCTAGTAATTGTGGTCATAAATGAATGTATAACAatcaattaattgaaaatttacataTAAGCATAAAATGGGAAAtttagaaaaatgaaaataaaaaattcttgaTTTGCGAATAGAGAAGTGTTACAATGACTTCAGTATACTTCGTTTTGTAGTAATAACAGATAGATTCCTCAAACCGACAGCGGTTAACAACCATTAACTGAACATgaacttttcaaaaaaaaattatgataggTCCTATACCCATCCAGTCTACTATCATTTTGCAATGCTATAACGCACATATAATACGCCCATAAtgtaataatttacaaatactcCCCATTACTAATTCACAAATACTCCCCATTACAATGTTTCACAATCTTATTCtatactagtattattttatctattcttatatgtaaaataaaataaaataaactccATAAATTCAATATAACATTACATGATAAATGGACAAAACTTATTTAATAActtagaaaacaaaaataaaaatatttaaacaaagACCCAATGTAGGTCGAGTCTGAAATAAGGCTGTGCACATATACAATAACTGcctgtatttatttaattcgctTCCCTCTCTTCATCCATTATATGTTCATATATCCCCAGCCAGAGCCACGACAACCATAATATATGTTTACACAAGGAAACACCTAAgtccaattaaatcataaaccTAGACATTAAGTAGGGTGTTCAAAGAATACAATTAGCAACTCCAGCATCCTCATCTAACAACCAATGTAAGCAACGTAGGAGGACCCGCTATGAGTTTTAATCTTTCCTCTGCTCGTTTAAAAACATGATTAGATGAATTGAATTGAATCAAAGAGACAAATACACATTGCAAGAACTTGCCTTGGCCAGATTTGATGATCAGTCTGTTCCTTGCCGTTCCAACACTCCATCATTCGCTCAGTTTGCAGTTGCGTACATATGGGTGGTCATACTTTATATACTTGGTCCAATATGGCTTGTACTTAGTCATTGCCAATTCTAACCATGGTTTCATGTTCCCATTGTAATGTACAACGGCTGCATTCTCAATTTCCGTCTTGTCAATGCTTGGATTGTAACCCAAACCAAGCACATGCCATGACTTTTCGAGTGGATGAGTCAGCCCGTAGAAGGTAATCAGACCTGGAGGTAGAGTCCCAAGCTTCCACAGCACCCTGTCTTCATTCTAACACCAACAACAACAAATAAACTTTGGATCACTCATCCATTCTTATCTATGTTATAAAAACTTCCAGAAAAGTATAAAGCATAAGCAACTTAGTTGCAGaaagagggggggggggggggggggggggcaagAAACATATAGATGTGGATTTAGAGTTTGCTATGCTTGGCATGACAAGTTACTTTCATATTTCCCAAGCCTTCTCCATTATAGTAATGAATTCCATTTCAACATAGTTGAACCATAAAATCATCCTCCTCCTCCCACCAATgtgcgcgcacacacacacacacatagacaCATACAAACAATGGCAATAATTAGAAGAAGAAAAGGAATACAAGTCATACCATATTCTGCCATTTGTGGTATATACCAGTTATATCCTTCTTCTTCCACTCCTTTAGATCAAACATGTTCATTCCATACGCCCACCCACAAGCATTGGGATCAAAGTTCTTAGCAATGTGAGGATTGGAGAAGTTCAGATATTTGTCAAACCTATGAAAGCTCTCACCACATGTTTCAACTGCACCATTTACTTTTCCATGGAGATCTACCGACCACAGCCCAGTCAAGTCTTTCTGAACAACAATGTCGTCATCAAGGAAAAGAATTTTATCCAACTTTGGATAGACCTGTGGGAGATAGAACCTTAGATGGTTAAGCATTGAGAGATACTTCGGGTTCCTGTACTTCAGGTTAGAGGAACCAGCAGAAAGTGTGGTAGGATGAGCGGCCTTGAAATAGTACTCTTTCATAGCAGCAGACTCTAACTGACGTAGAACAGGACAATAGGATGAGTTCAGCCACTTGAATTCATCTACATTTTCAACATGGATTGTAGCTTTACCCGGGGGATTCAAAAGAAACCACATATTCATCGCACCAAAGTTCAACTTATCAGTAACAAGATGGAAAACGTGTTTCCCAGGGTCCTACAAGTAAATAAAAACCACATTTTTTAAGGAGCAGAAGCGAAATGTCAAAAACAAATCATTAGCATGACATAAGTGGCTCAGACTGAGTAGAATAACACTGCTGCTTATCACTGCATGTGAAGAACATATAAGTacataacataatatatattgaAGAATAGTGGCAGCACAAACATTGAGCACGTACATGCATATTGTGCACTAGAATCCTATTCACAAAGCAAATGTTAAAGATAAGTTCTGTGCATATGCATGTGCCTATATGTATGCAATTGCACAGTAATTATGATCTTATGGATCGATCCAGAGGAGACAATCAACCTTGTGACAATGCATGCTTATTTAAGTAGATTTGTAGACATGCAAGTTATCATGCGATGCACGCATAAATGCATGTGTGAGCCATGCAAATCatgagaaaattaaaaaatgaagagTTGGCTGAAATGCACAGATGTTGTTCTACCACATGCCAAATGGACCTACAAGTATCTCCAAACATACATCACATCAAAATGCATTTTACCAATTAAATATCATAGAAGAGTGACACATTTTTGTAATATTGCTACAAAATAGCCAAGATACTATCTTAATAGCCAAGATACATAGACCAGTAGGATTTCATACCTTGGCATTCGTAACGGTTGAATTGACCACTACTGAAGCAGCAAGAACATTATCCGAGAAGAGGGCATAATGGTAAAGATTTGGGTTTTCTAGATTCTCACTCCGAGGGAACTTTCTTTTTTCAGGTGGGAGGAGGTAATAATCTATTGTCAAGCGCATGGCCAGACAGTGAAGCCCATTGGGTATAGTCTTTGCAGCTAGCTGGCTAAGGAATGTGCTCTGCTTTTTCAGACTCCGGACTTGCTCATCCGCAGATTGCAGCATGGCTCTTAGTTTCCCAGTGACCAGGTTGCAGTCGTACAATTGCTCTTTAGCTTTAGACAGCACTTGGCCCATCAGTTTTATTTTTTCAGGTGCACTGCCATAAGTATATTTGATGTTCAAACAATATACAGATACAATAATTAAGCATTCAGCTGATAAACATAGATAATGTTACACATCCATTACCTGTTATGTAAATCAGAATCAGCAGTTGCATCTCCTAGAGAACGCTGGCTTTCCTTGAGCCGATTTTGCAACTCATTGGCCAAATCAGTCTTGTTTTTCATCCTTGCAAGACTTATATATACCCTTGCCATTATCATTTGATCACGTATCAAGCGTACAGTTGAATCAGTATTTTCGTTATCATTTTCTTTCCTCCAGATGCTATACTTCCCCAAAACTGCGGAGTCCACTGATTTAGAACGCTCAATGGCTGCATTTTCGAGCTTTACAGTTACTTCATCATCTTGTTTTACCATGTCAGCAGCACGCTTTTCACGTCTTTTTTCTCTCAGTTGCTGCAAAGTTATTGCACAATGATGCGAGAGTTCATATAGGCCCAAAAAACCGGGAGTAGAATAATATTTGCATAGCATAGTCACTCTTCAGTGAAACGATCAGATGACCAAACTTTCTAATTTAGAGAACAATGAATAAAGAGACTAGACAGGAATTGGTCCAGAGATTTACCCTTCGGGCCAATTTAGCTGGTGTCTCAAAGAAAACGGAATTATCTTCTGCAGTGAAAAGGCTAATCAAACATCTAATCAAATGTAACAAAATCAAATATTGTGCATGCAGAATTCGCAGAAAAACCTATACCATTTGAAGTATGTTCCTCCTTGACTCTAGATGTTTCTTGCTTGGTCTTCAAGGCTTCTCCAGTGGCCTTAAGTTACAAAAGTAAGGACAATAAATTTCAGGATTTTGTGATCACCATGTCATTTCTTCACTAGCTAAAGTTACATTATGTTCATGCTGACCTCAGCAGACGTGACATTATCAGCAGACGTTTTGTGCCCAACTACTTTCCAAGAGGCAGACAATTTATCTTTTCGAAAAAAGTCAATATTTAAAGGCCCCAAATCATTTGTACTGGCGTTTATAACGTCAATTACCTATAAGAATGATCAAATCAGTGAAAAACACGTACAACAGCATAGCTACAAATATTTGAACCAGTATTTGTTCAATTAAATTGTAAGAACCTACATCTTTCGAGAATAAAGAATTAAGATGTTGCAATGCCAGCCTCTCTCTCCAATTTAAATCCTGCTAAAAGTAATATCTTCTTATTAAACTATACATCAGAGCCAAACACCAGAAACATGCCAAACATAAAGGTACGAGAAAAGGATACCTGTCTGCTGGAAACGATTGATAATTCATTTTGACCTGTAGAGTCATAAATTTGCATTAATAGTCAAGTAAAAGAAAATGTAATTTAACCATAGATGCACATGCTTCGGAACTAGAAGAGTAAACACAGAACCCACTGTTTTAGATTACCATGGAGGAAACTGGAAAGATGGGAAAAATATAATTGGTTTGAAAAGGCACAAGGCTGAGCAACATATCTAATCAATTCATATGGAACGGCTTCCATCTATCATTTTTCCTAATTTCCTTCGCATCTTTTTTGTAGATTCTATGTGTGTGTATGTCTCTGAGTGTGTGTGACAGACAGAGAGGGgcagagaaagagaggaggGGGAGAGAGACTACTTATTAtagataatataatataaagcaATGAATCCATAACACAACTGAAAGAGCTAACAACTCTTTGACTCCTCTACCCTAGATCTATGTTGCTTCCTTCAGAAACaggaacacatatatttaattatctaCACCTACGAACATTCTCGGCTCTCACACAATCTATTCTCTCAATACCATGATCATTCAGTGAAATTCGCTGACAAAACCACCTCTATTCACCTTAAGATCTGTGTGCACACCTATTCTTCTTAGACGAAGACCATTACAAGAAATCTACCTAAATGAAAAGATAGAAACAAATGCAGAATATCTAAACTGTAAATGATCTCAGAAGTCCTAATGGGTTAGCttatattataataatgtaGTAAACACGGCTTGTCAATTATATGGTAGGATCAAAGCATAAAAGCAAATAAAACTGAGACAATGGCTTTAAAACAATTGAGTCATTTATCGTACCTTCAAATCTTTCATGATCCCAATCACCCAAATCTGAACTTTAATATTAAGAGAGAAATATCCATACCTATATTTTAACTGCAACTGAAGCAACTCTACTTCTCACGGACAACAAAGAATTTTTACGCATCAACCAAGATAAAAATCTGGGCACTATCCAACTACGGTAGGTATTAGGGTTACTGGTGATGTTGAGTTTTTACGAACCATTTTCAATTTCGTATCCAGTAAGAATACATATAAAAGTCAGTTATCGTCAGTGCTTTAAATCCATATAACATTAACCCGTTGAAAATGAGAGGAACCATCCGTTTCATATATACGCGCCTTATTACTAAATTTATGATCTATAATCAGGTACTAGTTCTAAAAATTCACGATTAAATACAACCGCTTCTATAACTCCAAAAAAACCCCAACTGTACGGTTACATTCCACAAACTTCACTAATAACACGATTTCCCAATCCATACAATCAATTCCTTCCCAACTGTAAAAACGCCAAAAACAGTAACAAAACACAACAGTACAACAAAGTCTCAGATAGACTAACCGGAAGAAGCGGCGACGAAAAGGCCGCGGCCGACGAATAGAAAGGATAAGGCGAGAAATGTGAGGAAAAACACGAGGATGGAAGCGAAGACGCGAGATCCAATGCCTTTACTCTTACCGCCGCCGGATTGTGATCCCCTCTTAATCGCCATGCCCTATCATAGACCTTCAAAAGCAGTCACAAGTGGAATCGGTGAAAATGTGCACACATTGACGTGATACAACTCTAGAGAGATAAAATCGAAACGTACGGACAAAAATATAGAAGGAGATCTCCGATTATCGTTCAGGCTACTTGATTGAAGTTCATAATTAAGCGTCAATGTGTAAATCTGGATTCACGAGAACACACAGTAAAGCGTGAATCTACGTGGATTTTTGCTTTTCCTGTGCCGcttgtgcgtgtgtgtgtgagagagagagagagagagaggttttgATTCGTTGAAGAACGATCTGGATATCCGGGTCGGATCGGGTATGCAGCAAACCATttcctttttaattaatttgtattgATTTAGTATAGCAGAGTCGCTACTACTAGTGTTATGATTAGTCTAATTTAATGATTATTAAACAAATCCAAATTGCATTTGAATCTAATTAATTTCCGGCTACATCTTTTGTGACAAAATTAAGAGATGGTCTCGATGCATGTACCGTGATAATGACATTCACCATTTATCTCTTCTATCGTAATTAATAAGAAAAAACTGTTTTTAGTATGTCTTTAAACATTCACCATTTATCTCTCATTAATTActaaaaaacttttttttagtAACGAATGAAAGAGTATATACAgtctaatttgtaattttatttcaattctttttaGAAGGGTTGAGTACCATTTGTACTCATCGTTTATACTCCAGCTTTACCTTAAAAAAAGGGGGTAAAAAACACGCCAGATAATAATTTGACTATAACTAGCGTtaaacccgtcgaaattcgacggaaattattttatgtcatcatttataattattttatgttatttttatgactatagcatatgaaatagtttatatataaattattttttaattaatttgatatgatcaaattaaattagtaatacaatatttgaaataatattaatcttaatcactttcgccaattaaatgtaagttgtgataatagaaatacatttttatataaatattcatttgatgaagcttataaaaagttgatgtcggattgaagattttagaagaaaaaaatatgtaaatttaaagtatgatatgatgtacgattgatgtgtcgcatctactgttaatcgtatatcgataatatttactctttccgtccctcaaacattttcctttttttttttttttttttttctattttggttcgtccccaaaacatcttcctaacatatttttggaaacaatttcactaattattattcttacaatttcactttttgtgggactcgttctccactttcactaactatcactcttataatttcactttttgtgggatccattctcaacttatcaaatacataactaacttttattaaaactcgtatcatcctctcttaggaagatgtttgggggacggatggagtattaagtttgttcaaattctttaaatttaacggataagaaataatttaactaaatatatgtcatttgagtatcatctcatatggacctaTAAAAccagataatcatatgaagctctaaagaccacatataacatttgaacgtcaaaattttgaaaatcatattctttggagtttgaaataccacatctgaattttgaacatcatcttgtatggagtttgaagattataacttacttgtgagtatcattttctctagaatttgtgaaactataattaagttatgagaacaatctcgtctcaaactttaaacaacatcgtcaaatttgaaatcatattcaatcatatatatatatatatatatatatatatagtcaattatttaagtaaatacatctatatataaacgtattatacatatacatattaatttgtgagtatgatgtgataaacttaaacttattattaaattgcgattttattaaagaaggaaaaagaaaaaacctaaacccttgaaagcacaagggtttaaacttaataaaataaaatacaaatataaatcttttttagatatggaaattgattaataatttagaaaaaaaataagaatgaaagaaaattgaagaaaattaaaatagagagATTATACGGCGCCATgtaggataggatttattttgctattatatatatatatatatatatatatatatatatatatatatatatggatagattgggcataagcatgtattttatttatttataacatttagttgaagaatattttttctaaaaactgaattgacatttgaattgattgcttttcgtggattgatttattggtatactttatataagttttagtcacacctgtaacaatctcaattaagtgggtataaggatttctattctggatgccatcatttattaagttaaatttttcgGGTGAAAAAAGGTGGATTGTGAGGCATGATGAGTACTTGTTggtcattgagtttatatatataagaaaagttggtaTGCGGTTGAGAGAGATTTCAAGCGTTTGAAAACAGACAAATGGACCCTCGAAATGctaatgtattttaatttagctgggttccgataatcaaatgaatatgtaggatttataattaaatggatatgttggatttatctaatagttttatacaattatttaatagtacagattttatctaatagttttatacgattatttaatagtatagaatttatctataaattcatatatgattatttaatagtttttaaatgtataaataaataagaatgaataagaattgaggaaaattagaatgaagtgattatacgatgccacgtagaatatgatttattttgctataatgtaaaaattgattagaaatatataaatagataagaatgagtgagaattgaagaaaattagaataaagtgattatacgatgccacataggataatatttattttgctataatatatgtaggatttataattaaatggatatgttggatatgaagtgattatacgataccacgtaggatatgatttattttggtataatgtaaaaattgattagaaatatataaatagataagaatgaatgagaattgaggaaaattggaatgaagtgattatacgatgtcacgtaggataagatttattttgctattatatatgtaaatggatatgttggatttatctaatagttttatacaattatttaatagtacagactttatctaatagttttatacgattatttaagtGGGAATTATCAAATATAGCcatttttgttaaaaacataagttttatagccatagtttataatagataggttatatagtcattttaggcttaaaagactataacaccctttgacttttttgaaactttgagtactcgatggtgtactcgatggcaccatcgtgtacaccatcgagtaatgaaaaaaatgaaaattttctaCAACACTATCGAGTAATCGAAGTACTCAATGGTGTACACGATGACACcacgagtactcgatggtgtacacgatggcgccatcgagtactcgatggtatACTCGATGGTGCTATCGagtacaaaaaagtcaaagggtattatagtcttttaaacttaaaatgactatataacttatctattataaactagggctataaaacttatgtttttatgaaagagggctataaatttatatgattatttaatagtttttaaatgtaaaaattgattagaaatgtataaataaataagaatgaatgagaattgaggaaaattagaatgaagtgattatacaaTGCCACATatgataggatttattttgctattatatacgTAGGATTAATCTAGTTCttgatatatatttaattcaaCGTGTTGGAATAAATGGGACGTTTAATAATCGCAAAACAAATTCTTAGGTCCCTCTATTTTTACCTTTTATTTCAATAGGTCCCTACACAATACTCTTGTTATACTAGGgccttatatttttatatgttattATCATTGAGTCCTTATTTGAAGATATTAATGAATttattagagcatctccaatacATTGTGTTTTAGAGGGAgtcttagatggtggtcccACACCCTtctccaatgcattggtgcTTAGAGTGTGTCTTAGatcctcatttccacaaaattcacatttctacatttttatttttaaatttcaaatttcattaaaattaaaattcaacattacaataattaaaataaaattaaaggcataattaaaatacgataataaaataaaaattacaataatttcctAGGGCTCAATCAAaccaaaacgagaccaaatgCACTCCTTCAAGTCCAAAGCGAGGCGAGCATGCATCTCCGCGTCTTTCAAGGATGCTTGTCGTGCCACAAATGTACGAAAATCTGGCGGAACACCGGCACAAGGACGAGATGCGGCGGCGGTACTCGAAGCTTCGTCGACGACCTCTTCTTCCCATTGCGTTGCATGCTCGCCTTTGTCTtcgatgatcatgttgtgcaaaatgatgcacGTGAACATCATGTCGTTGAACAACTTCGAAGCGTtgagcacgttgatgtcgttgttcgaagcAGGAGTCCCAAAAAAGGCATGCCAGATCCATAGATGCGACGACTTCGAGGATGATGGTCGATTCCCTCTGGTcgctgactcaacctagaacacctctagtttgacttgcaatagaacaaggacattctagtgatggtaagttgacccagtgtcatctctcaaggaaagtcttaaagggcttctagcagtatcgtggaaaaagtaataaaagaaagcagtaaagagtttgattattaatctagaactgaaacttaaaactgaattaaaaccaaattgtaaaattactaggcgaattaaattattaaccctaggcagaattaaaacaacttaaataaaatctaacttaagaaattaagtacttgtaaattaaaaataaaactaatctaggcatgaaactaaagtgcataatttaaattgcataattaaaaagaaagcataaacatgaactaaaaacataaatatgattaaacgaaaataaattgaattgaaatacgaaataccgtaaatgtcttgaacgtgtaattgtgtcacgcaatcacaatccaataaataactaaaaacttaacttaatcgaaaactaactaaaaacaatgaattttcaatactatgaaaaagaactatgaaagcaataaattctatttttcggatgccaagagatctcaaagatggagtctcaaactatagcaaaagatagatgattttacaatagaaatgaaaccctatttatagacctagctCTGATGAGAATAAGCATAGCTAGATACACATGcggcagcgctggcaagaataaacatagttggaaagtaatggtgctggcaagaatatgcgaagctggaaagaataaacatagctctggaaagtgaactcttatgattatgcttgggaaaggtagtcagcgttggcgaaataggtggagctggaaagtagtcagcgctggcatttaTGGGCTGAGTtaaaaatggtcagcgctggcagttatgaattgagttgaaaatggccagcgctggcagttatgaattgagttgaaaatggccagcgctgacaagaatgggtggaactgaaaatggtcagcgctgacaagaatgagttgagttgaaaatggtcagcgctggcgtgaatgggcggagctgaaaatggtcagcgctggcaagaatgggtggagctggattcggcagcgctgactgcagtagcgctgactttgactttggcactttgactttgactttggcgctttgactttgactttggcgctttgactttgactttggcgctgactatgtcgatgtctgctaaaaacaccatttttagcccaaaaatctccaaaattgcattcttccatctataaacccaaatctcctgcaaagcatcaaacaaaccataaaacgcaccaatttccagaagatttaatttaaaatatgcacatgcaaactcctaaaattagaacaattaagcataaatcaaccctcccacacttagccttttgcttgtcctcaagcaaaatccatatgaatcctaggaagagattgatttcaacaatgcaaatttccatccaaacattcacaaagtcaattcaaaattttatcaacaacacacatctcttgatcatgcaagtaactcaaagtttaagacgcaacaaaagagtaatgcaagtaattcgatcagacccgattctctgctagaagtgaattccctaatgtgatcacctttataatcaatatccccatttttcacatttttttgtgcttaagattttcaacagttgagccataattcatgaaataaaaccatttggatgtaatccaaagtcttttcacgtggtttcccatgctcatagttagtctagaggagcagagactcagagctgtcacgttttcagaacatgccagatgtttcagagctggaattttcagagttggcaattcgtccaacatttatcacatttcacagataagatacaatCGTAGGTAATCACACTGACAATACTCCTTCTAGTATCtgccggacaaatcacgttttactaacttacaatcatgttgcaacaaaactcataattctttgtaTAATCAAGAGacgcatattaaaaataaaacaagaataaccaccattcattcacaaa harbors:
- the LOC131010517 gene encoding polygalacturonate 4-alpha-galacturonosyltransferase-like isoform X1, which translates into the protein MAIKRGSQSGGGKSKGIGSRVFASILVFFLTFLALSFLFVGRGLFVAASSGQNELSIVSSRQQDLNWRERLALQHLNSLFSKDVIDVINASTNDLGPLNIDFFRKDKLSASWKVVGHKTSADNVTSAEATGEALKTKQETSRVKEEHTSNEDNSVFFETPAKLARRQLREKRREKRAADMVKQDDEVTVKLENAAIERSKSVDSAVLGKYSIWRKENDNENTDSTVRLIRDQMIMARVYISLARMKNKTDLANELQNRLKESQRSLGDATADSDLHNSAPEKIKLMGQVLSKAKEQLYDCNLVTGKLRAMLQSADEQVRSLKKQSTFLSQLAAKTIPNGLHCLAMRLTIDYYLLPPEKRKFPRSENLENPNLYHYALFSDNVLAASVVVNSTVTNAKDPGKHVFHLVTDKLNFGAMNMWFLLNPPGKATIHVENVDEFKWLNSSYCPVLRQLESAAMKEYYFKAAHPTTLSAGSSNLKYRNPKYLSMLNHLRFYLPQVYPKLDKILFLDDDIVVQKDLTGLWSVDLHGKVNGAVETCGESFHRFDKYLNFSNPHIAKNFDPNACGWAYGMNMFDLKEWKKKDITGIYHKWQNMNEDRVLWKLGTLPPGLITFYGLTHPLEKSWHVLGLGYNPSIDKTEIENAAVVHYNGNMKPWLELAMTKYKPYWTKYIKYDHPYVRNCKLSE
- the LOC131010517 gene encoding polygalacturonate 4-alpha-galacturonosyltransferase-like isoform X2, coding for MAIKRGSQSGGGKSKGIGSRVFASILVFFLTFLALSFLFVGRGLFVAASSGQNELSIVSSRQDLNWRERLALQHLNSLFSKDVIDVINASTNDLGPLNIDFFRKDKLSASWKVVGHKTSADNVTSAEATGEALKTKQETSRVKEEHTSNEDNSVFFETPAKLARRQLREKRREKRAADMVKQDDEVTVKLENAAIERSKSVDSAVLGKYSIWRKENDNENTDSTVRLIRDQMIMARVYISLARMKNKTDLANELQNRLKESQRSLGDATADSDLHNSAPEKIKLMGQVLSKAKEQLYDCNLVTGKLRAMLQSADEQVRSLKKQSTFLSQLAAKTIPNGLHCLAMRLTIDYYLLPPEKRKFPRSENLENPNLYHYALFSDNVLAASVVVNSTVTNAKDPGKHVFHLVTDKLNFGAMNMWFLLNPPGKATIHVENVDEFKWLNSSYCPVLRQLESAAMKEYYFKAAHPTTLSAGSSNLKYRNPKYLSMLNHLRFYLPQVYPKLDKILFLDDDIVVQKDLTGLWSVDLHGKVNGAVETCGESFHRFDKYLNFSNPHIAKNFDPNACGWAYGMNMFDLKEWKKKDITGIYHKWQNMNEDRVLWKLGTLPPGLITFYGLTHPLEKSWHVLGLGYNPSIDKTEIENAAVVHYNGNMKPWLELAMTKYKPYWTKYIKYDHPYVRNCKLSE
- the LOC131010517 gene encoding polygalacturonate 4-alpha-galacturonosyltransferase-like isoform X4; amino-acid sequence: MAIKRGSQSGGGKSKGIGSRVFASILVFFLTFLALSFLFVGRGLFVAASSGQNELSIVSSRQDLNWRERLALQHLNSLFSKDVIDVINASTNDLGPLNIDFFRKDKLSASWKVVGHKTSADNVTSAEATGEALKTKQETSRVKEEHTSNDNSVFFETPAKLARRQLREKRREKRAADMVKQDDEVTVKLENAAIERSKSVDSAVLGKYSIWRKENDNENTDSTVRLIRDQMIMARVYISLARMKNKTDLANELQNRLKESQRSLGDATADSDLHNSAPEKIKLMGQVLSKAKEQLYDCNLVTGKLRAMLQSADEQVRSLKKQSTFLSQLAAKTIPNGLHCLAMRLTIDYYLLPPEKRKFPRSENLENPNLYHYALFSDNVLAASVVVNSTVTNAKDPGKHVFHLVTDKLNFGAMNMWFLLNPPGKATIHVENVDEFKWLNSSYCPVLRQLESAAMKEYYFKAAHPTTLSAGSSNLKYRNPKYLSMLNHLRFYLPQVYPKLDKILFLDDDIVVQKDLTGLWSVDLHGKVNGAVETCGESFHRFDKYLNFSNPHIAKNFDPNACGWAYGMNMFDLKEWKKKDITGIYHKWQNMNEDRVLWKLGTLPPGLITFYGLTHPLEKSWHVLGLGYNPSIDKTEIENAAVVHYNGNMKPWLELAMTKYKPYWTKYIKYDHPYVRNCKLSE
- the LOC131010517 gene encoding polygalacturonate 4-alpha-galacturonosyltransferase-like isoform X3, translated to MAIKRGSQSGGGKSKGIGSRVFASILVFFLTFLALSFLFVGRGLFVAASSGQNELSIVSSRQQDLNWRERLALQHLNSLFSKDVIDVINASTNDLGPLNIDFFRKDKLSASWKVVGHKTSADNVTSAEATGEALKTKQETSRVKEEHTSNDNSVFFETPAKLARRQLREKRREKRAADMVKQDDEVTVKLENAAIERSKSVDSAVLGKYSIWRKENDNENTDSTVRLIRDQMIMARVYISLARMKNKTDLANELQNRLKESQRSLGDATADSDLHNSAPEKIKLMGQVLSKAKEQLYDCNLVTGKLRAMLQSADEQVRSLKKQSTFLSQLAAKTIPNGLHCLAMRLTIDYYLLPPEKRKFPRSENLENPNLYHYALFSDNVLAASVVVNSTVTNAKDPGKHVFHLVTDKLNFGAMNMWFLLNPPGKATIHVENVDEFKWLNSSYCPVLRQLESAAMKEYYFKAAHPTTLSAGSSNLKYRNPKYLSMLNHLRFYLPQVYPKLDKILFLDDDIVVQKDLTGLWSVDLHGKVNGAVETCGESFHRFDKYLNFSNPHIAKNFDPNACGWAYGMNMFDLKEWKKKDITGIYHKWQNMNEDRVLWKLGTLPPGLITFYGLTHPLEKSWHVLGLGYNPSIDKTEIENAAVVHYNGNMKPWLELAMTKYKPYWTKYIKYDHPYVRNCKLSE